The Tripterygium wilfordii isolate XIE 37 chromosome 5, ASM1340144v1, whole genome shotgun sequence genome window below encodes:
- the LOC119998302 gene encoding DNA repair protein recA homolog 2, mitochondrial, which yields MALHLSSSSSLVQSLRISFLRGSRLSSILQNRRRGQSICFERKNCNLSSLVEVSDFECDELQDDAVATEKATALRSALTQLADEFGKESKLSLQRFFNSRHAPVISTGSLKLDLALGIGGLPKGRIVEIYGKEASGKTTLALHIIMEAQKLGGCCTYLDVENAFDPFLAESMGVDTENLLIARPSSAENLLSVVDTLTKSGSADVIVVDSVAALVPQYELDNSIGYRNGDVHSRIMTQALRKIHSSLCRSQTLIVFVNQVRSKPRQNFGSLEVTSGGNALKFYSAVRLRMIRTGLLKTEETISGLGICVEVVKNKLAPAMKKAELKLAFGKGFCGASEVLDLASEHGIIGKEGSKFLIDGEFFSDTLAAEQYLTENSCVLDNIVIQVRRKLFERNAHKWTEF from the exons ATGGCACTCcacttgtcttcttcttcttcacttgtGCAGTCTCTTCGTATCAGTTTTCTCAGAGGCTCTCGTCTTTCCTCTATACTTCAG AACAGAAGAAGGGGCCAAAGCATTTGTTTTGAGAGAAAAAACTGTAATCTTTCCTCTTTAG TGGAAGTTTCCGACTTTGAGTGTGATGAACTCCAAGATGATGCCGTAGCAACAGAAAAGGCTACCGCATTGCGTTCAGCTCTCACACAGCTTGCCGATGAATTTGGTAAAGAGTCTAAATTATCTCTGCAGAGGTTTTTCAATTCTCGGCATGCTCCTGTGATATCTACAGGCTCCTTAAAACTTGATCTAGCACTTGGGATTGGAGGATTACCAAAG GGAAGAATAGTTGAAATTTATGGGAAAGAAGCTTCTGGAAAGACAACATTAGCTCTTCATATTATAATGGAAGCTCAAAAGCTTGGAG GATGTTGCACATATCTGGATGTGGAGAATGCATTCGACCCTTTTCTTGCGGAATCCATGGGTGTAGACACAGAAAATCTTCTTATTGCACGCCCAAGTTCTGCTGAAAATTTGCTGAGTGTGGTTGATACGCTGACCAAAAGTGGATCTGCGGATGTAATTGTAGTTGATAGT GTTGCTGCCCTAGTCCCTCAGTATGAACTTGATAATTCAATAGGTTACCGTAATGGAGATGTACACTCGCGAATAATGACCCAGGCACTTCGTAAAATTCATTCTTCACTATGTCGCTCTCAAACTCTTATTGTTTTTGTTAATCAG GTTAGATCAAAACCTCGTCAAAATTTTGGAAGTTTAGAGGTCACTTCTGGCGGAAATGCCTTGAAATTTTATTCAGCCGTGCGATTGAGAATGATTCGGACGGGATTGCTCAAGACGGAGGAAACG ATAAGTGGTCTAGGAATTTGCGTGGAAGTCGTGAAGAATAAACTGGCACCTGCAATGAAAAAGGCTGAACTGAAATTAGCGTTCGGGAAAGGCTTTTGCGGTGCATCTGAGGTCTTGGATTTGGCTTCTGAACATGGAATCATAGGGAAAGAAGGAAGTAAGTTTCTCATCGACGGAGAATTTTTCAGTGATACACTTGCAGCTGAGCAGTACCTGACGGAAAACAGTTGCGTTCTTGATAACATTGTTATACAAGTACGGAGAAAGTTGTTCGAAAGAAATGCACACAAATGGACTGAGTTTTAG
- the LOC119998343 gene encoding protein FATTY ACID EXPORT 1, chloroplastic-like isoform X2: MEAAAATVSPQLSCFSSFNRNSKFQLQRQFILSPTFRRPKLSIVMNGEGRGMETPGTKTTLSYSDDASSNSWPEEATKYSSAKEVAGDEAQESGIGLEPKRAAKIHDFCFGIPYGVFVLSGGLIGFLFSRKLTTLSTGVLFGGALLALSTLSLKIWRQGKSSLPFILGQAALSAVLLWKSIQAYSLSKKLIPSGFYVAISAAMLFFYSYVVISGGNPPPKKLKSSASVAS; encoded by the exons ATGGAAGCTGCGGCTGCAACTGTATCTCCTCAGCTctcttgcttttcttccttTAACCGCAACAGCAAGTTCCAGCTCCAGAGACAATTCATTTTAAGCCCCACTTTTCGTCGGCCGAAG CTATCCATTGTTATGAATGGGGAAGGGCGCGGTATGGAAACTCCAGGGACTAAAACCACTCTTAGCTATTCAGACGATGCATCATCTAATTCATGGCCAGAAGAGGCAACAAAGTATTCGAGTGCAAAAGAAGTTGCTGGTGATGAAGCACAAGAGTCTGGCATTGGCCTGGAGCCAAAGAGGGCAGCAAAAAtccatgatttttgttttggaattcCTTACG GTGTCTTTGTTCTAAGTGGGGGGCTTATTGGCTTCTTATTCTCAAGAAAACTTACGACTCTAAGCACTGGGGTACTTTTTGGAGGAGCCTTGCTGGCACTCAGCACCCTCAGCTTGAAGATCTGGAGGCAAGGGAAGTCCAGTTTACCATTTATTCTGGGACAAGCAG CACTTTCAGCGGTCCTTTTGTGGAAGAGCATTCAGGCCTACTCATTG TCAAAGAAGCTAATCCCGAGTGGGTTTTATGTTGCCATAAG TGCTGCAATGCTGTTCTTTTATTCATACGTGGTGATCTCCGGAGGAAACCCACCGCCAAAGAAGTTGAAGTCGTCCGCTAGCGTTGCATCATGA
- the LOC119998343 gene encoding protein FATTY ACID EXPORT 1, chloroplastic-like isoform X1, producing MEAAAATVSPQLSCFSSFNRNSKFQLQRQFILSPTFRRPKLSIVMNGEGRGMETPGTKTTLSYSDDASSNSWPEEATKYSSAKEVAGDEAQESGIGLEPKRAAKIHDFCFGIPYGVFVLSGGLIGFLFSRKLTTLSTGVLFGGALLALSTLSLKIWRQGKSSLPFILGQAALSAVLLWKSIQAYSLVTIALSKKLIPSGFYVAISAAMLFFYSYVVISGGNPPPKKLKSSASVAS from the exons ATGGAAGCTGCGGCTGCAACTGTATCTCCTCAGCTctcttgcttttcttccttTAACCGCAACAGCAAGTTCCAGCTCCAGAGACAATTCATTTTAAGCCCCACTTTTCGTCGGCCGAAG CTATCCATTGTTATGAATGGGGAAGGGCGCGGTATGGAAACTCCAGGGACTAAAACCACTCTTAGCTATTCAGACGATGCATCATCTAATTCATGGCCAGAAGAGGCAACAAAGTATTCGAGTGCAAAAGAAGTTGCTGGTGATGAAGCACAAGAGTCTGGCATTGGCCTGGAGCCAAAGAGGGCAGCAAAAAtccatgatttttgttttggaattcCTTACG GTGTCTTTGTTCTAAGTGGGGGGCTTATTGGCTTCTTATTCTCAAGAAAACTTACGACTCTAAGCACTGGGGTACTTTTTGGAGGAGCCTTGCTGGCACTCAGCACCCTCAGCTTGAAGATCTGGAGGCAAGGGAAGTCCAGTTTACCATTTATTCTGGGACAAGCAG CACTTTCAGCGGTCCTTTTGTGGAAGAGCATTCAGGCCTACTCATTGGTAACAATTGCATTG TCAAAGAAGCTAATCCCGAGTGGGTTTTATGTTGCCATAAG TGCTGCAATGCTGTTCTTTTATTCATACGTGGTGATCTCCGGAGGAAACCCACCGCCAAAGAAGTTGAAGTCGTCCGCTAGCGTTGCATCATGA
- the LOC119998308 gene encoding cytokinin dehydrogenase 9-like translates to MTVFFLWRPLPVSLKCRLRLSYYSHLSLSFSLCKHKQNLSLLPSLKMGSPPSGFAKSKLILLSFFVVMFFSSNHSSPTQTVPSKSNSFSIHSPLNSLSLSGYFSFENNHLEATDFGNIYHFLPSAVLYPNSVSDISTTIKHIFSLGAASPITVAARGHGHSLQGQAQAQEGVIIRMESLQEPKMQVHTGQLPYVDVSGGELWINILNETLKYGLAPKSWTDYLYLTVGGTLSNAGISGQAFRHGPQINNVYQLEVVTGRGEVVTCSEEQNSDLFYGVLGGLGQFGIITRARISLEPAPKMVRWMKMLYSEFSQFSNDQEHLISAQNSFDYIEGFVIINRTGLLNNWRSSFNPKDPLHASEFSSDGKTLYCLEIAKYYDPDETDIMNQITEGLLSELSFIPSTLFLSEVSYVDFLDRVHSSEIKLRAQGLWEVPHPWLNLLVPQSKILYFAQEVFGNIITTTSNGPILIYPVNKSKWKNRTSLVTPDEDTFYQVAFLASAVPSSTGTDGLEHILTRNQKVLDFCATQLGIKQYLPHYNTQEEWKKHFGPGWAVFVQRKLTYDPLAILAPGQRIFNKAVPLSP, encoded by the exons ATGACAGTTTTTTTCCTATGGCGCCCATTACCTGTGTCTTTAAAATGCCGTCTGCGCCTTTCATATTAttctcacctctctctctcGTTTTCTCTTTGCAAACATAAACAAAACCTCTCTCTCCTTCCCTCCTTGAAAATGGGGTCACCACCCTCTGGCTTTGCCAAATCAAAATTAATACTCTTGAGCTTTTTTGTAGTTATGTTCTTCAGTTCAAATCACTCATCTCCAACTCAAACGGTTCCCTCTAAATCGAATTCTTTCAGTATCCATTCCCCACTGAACAGTTTGAGCCTAAGTGGTTACTTCAGCTTTGAGAATAATCACCTCGAAGCCACGGACTTCGGAAACATATATCATTTCCTCCCATCAGCAGTGCTATATCCAAACTCAGTTTCTGATATTTCCACCACAATAAAACATATCTTCAGTCTGGGTGCTGCTTCCCCAATAACAGTAGCAGCAAGAGGCCATGGCCACTCCCTCCAAGGACAAGCACAAGCTCAAGAAGGCGTGATCATTAGGATGGAATCACTTCAGGAACCAAAAATGCAGGTTCACACTGGGCAGCTGCCTTATGTAGATGTTTCCGGCGGAGAGCTGTGGATTAATATCTTGAATGAGACCCTTAAATACGGGCTTGCGCCAAAATCTTGGACAGATTATCTTTATCTCACCGTCGGAGGCACTTTATCAAATGCTGGGATTAGTGGGCAGGCATTCAGGCATGGACCACAGATCAACAATGTTTACCAGTTGGAGGTTGTCACAG GAAGGGGAGAAGTGGTTACCTGCTCAGAAGAGCAGAACAGCGACCTCTTTTATGGTGTTCTTGGAGGGCTTGGACAGTTCGGCATCATCACTCGCGCTAGAATCTCTCTTGAACCAGCTCCAAAGATG GTGAGATGGATGAAAATGCTCTACTCAGAGTTCTCCCAATTTTCCAATGACCAAGAGCATCTAATATCCGCTCAGAACTCATTTGATTATATTGAAGGATTTGTAATAATAAATAGAACAGGGCTTCTCAATAACTGGAGATCTTCCTTCAATCCCAAGGACCCACTACATGCTAGTGAATTCAGTTCAGATGGAAAAACTTTGTACTGTTTGGAGATTGCAAAATACTATGACCCGGACGAGACTGACATTATGAACCAG ATAACTGAAGGCTTATTGTCAGAACTAAGCTTTATTCCATCAACACTCTTCCTGTCAGAAGTTTCTTATGTGGATTTCCTTGATAGAGTACACAGTTCTGAGATAAAGCTAAGAGCACAAGGGCTATGGGAAGTTCCTCATCCTTGGCTAAACCTTTTAGTACCCCAAAGTAAAATCCTTTACTTTGCTCAAGAAGTCTTCGGCAACATTATTACGACCACCAGCAATGGTCCCATTCTCATCTACCCCGTCAACAAATCCAA ATGGAAAAATAGAACATCTTTAGTCACTCCAGATGAAGATACTTTTTACCAAGTGGCATTCCTAGCGTCTGCAGTGCCATCTTCGACGGGAACAGATGGCTTAGAACACATTCTAACTCGAAACCAAAAAGTTCTGGATTTTTGTGCCACTCAGCTTGGGATCAAGCAATATTTGCCCCATTACAACACACAAGAAGAGTGGAAAAAACACTTTGGACCCGGGTGGGCAGTTTTTGTACAGAGGAAACTGACCTATGACCCTTTGGCCATACTTGCTCCTGGTCAGAGAATCTTCAACAAGGCAGTTCCCCTCTCACCGTAA
- the LOC119998309 gene encoding uncharacterized protein LOC119998309 isoform X1: protein MEDKSDSVVLLHGKDENMIGNKEETGSSNIEIATNDVSNQSTQVNAVDREDEGVILQGPPIRNVPTSGEVNMEAHIIADDIIQAGGLGARDDIGSFLPVASDSTDFEATIRDAREYEELQEEISRPGLGWREATRTT from the exons ATGGAGGACAAGTCAGACTCAGTTGTGCTTTTGCATG GGAAGGATGAAAACATGATAGGAAACAAAGAAGAGACTGGATCTAGCAATATAGAAATCGCTACAAATGATGTTTCAAACCAAAGCACACAAGTCAATGCGGTTGATAGGGAAGATGAGGGAGTTATTTTGCAAGGTCCGCCTATCAGAAATGTGCCGACATCTGGAGAAGTAAATATGGAGGCTCACATAATAGCTGATGACATCATACAGGCTGGTGGGCTGGGAGCCAGAGATGATATAGGCAGCTTTCTCCCTGTTGCAAGTGATTCAACTGACTTTGAAGCTACAATCCGTGATGCTAGAGAGTATGAAGAACTGCAGGAGGAGATATCAAGGCCAGGTCTAGGCTGGAGAGAAGCAACGAGGACAACGTAG
- the LOC119998309 gene encoding uncharacterized protein LOC119998309 isoform X2, protein MEDKSDSVVLLHGNKEETGSSNIEIATNDVSNQSTQVNAVDREDEGVILQGPPIRNVPTSGEVNMEAHIIADDIIQAGGLGARDDIGSFLPVASDSTDFEATIRDAREYEELQEEISRPGLGWREATRTT, encoded by the exons ATGGAGGACAAGTCAGACTCAGTTGTGCTTTTGCATG GAAACAAAGAAGAGACTGGATCTAGCAATATAGAAATCGCTACAAATGATGTTTCAAACCAAAGCACACAAGTCAATGCGGTTGATAGGGAAGATGAGGGAGTTATTTTGCAAGGTCCGCCTATCAGAAATGTGCCGACATCTGGAGAAGTAAATATGGAGGCTCACATAATAGCTGATGACATCATACAGGCTGGTGGGCTGGGAGCCAGAGATGATATAGGCAGCTTTCTCCCTGTTGCAAGTGATTCAACTGACTTTGAAGCTACAATCCGTGATGCTAGAGAGTATGAAGAACTGCAGGAGGAGATATCAAGGCCAGGTCTAGGCTGGAGAGAAGCAACGAGGACAACGTAG
- the LOC119998309 gene encoding uncharacterized protein LOC119998309 isoform X3: MIGNKEETGSSNIEIATNDVSNQSTQVNAVDREDEGVILQGPPIRNVPTSGEVNMEAHIIADDIIQAGGLGARDDIGSFLPVASDSTDFEATIRDAREYEELQEEISRPGLGWREATRTT; the protein is encoded by the coding sequence ATGATAGGAAACAAAGAAGAGACTGGATCTAGCAATATAGAAATCGCTACAAATGATGTTTCAAACCAAAGCACACAAGTCAATGCGGTTGATAGGGAAGATGAGGGAGTTATTTTGCAAGGTCCGCCTATCAGAAATGTGCCGACATCTGGAGAAGTAAATATGGAGGCTCACATAATAGCTGATGACATCATACAGGCTGGTGGGCTGGGAGCCAGAGATGATATAGGCAGCTTTCTCCCTGTTGCAAGTGATTCAACTGACTTTGAAGCTACAATCCGTGATGCTAGAGAGTATGAAGAACTGCAGGAGGAGATATCAAGGCCAGGTCTAGGCTGGAGAGAAGCAACGAGGACAACGTAG